The genomic stretch TATACTTATTGCCTTTTTTCCTTTTGGGTAAACAGGTTTTACATTATCCCAAAATTCTTTATCGAGTTCAGGGATATCTGAATAATCAATATCTTTTTCTTTTATTGAATTAATTTCTTTCATTCTTTTTCTACTGATGCTCATAATATTTCCTCCGTTCTCTTTGATTTGCTTTTCGAGCTGAAATTATTCTTATATTCCCAAATCTGTCTGTATGCACAACAACGATTACAATATTTTTCTTAATTTCGCCAATGGTTATTTCTCGAATTTCACTATAATCTTGTCGGTTATCAGTCCATGTTAAACAGTCGCTCTTAAAGACCTCAATCGCTTCCTCAAAATATATTCCATGCTTCTCAAAATTGGACTGATTTTTGTTTTCATCCCATTCAAACTTCATAATTAAGTATAGACATATTGTATATACACGTCAAGTCATAATTGATCTTTGAATATCTTCTCTTATTCTTTTTTTTACCACTGGTTATTGATTTCCTGATATGCTACTGAATTTAAAAAATAATTTCATTGCAAAAAAATAAATCTCAGCCCGAAGGGCCAGGTAACATAACTTATTATCCAGTTCTCGGAATTTCCCGAACTCGAGAACTCTCCAGCAGTAAAATGATCAAATATCGTACTTATCTATAATTAATTCGATATAACCATTCAATTTACATAACTTATACTGATTCAGTATAA from Candidatus Delongbacteria bacterium encodes the following:
- a CDS encoding BrnA antitoxin family protein produces the protein MSISRKRMKEINSIKEKDIDYSDIPELDKEFWDNVKPVYPKGKKAISIRLDEDIIDFFKEEGKGYQSKINNVLRSYVEAHHG
- a CDS encoding BrnT family toxin yields the protein MKFEWDENKNQSNFEKHGIYFEEAIEVFKSDCLTWTDNRQDYSEIREITIGEIKKNIVIVVVHTDRFGNIRIISARKANQRERRKYYEHQ